The Metabacillus schmidteae genome has a segment encoding these proteins:
- a CDS encoding alpha/beta hydrolase → MYTIREEAISIIHDITLKGTMAFPSIELEKYPAIILINGSGGSDRDGNMKKPAIHSNLYKELAHFLTGLGFITLRYDKRSVGESEGDPIKSGMLDLVRDVKENIQYLKNHPKVDRDKILLLGHSEGCIIGTVAHQQMPVAGLILLAGAASNLEEPMAYQNQLIIDEIKSLKGLKGIMLRMLVTEKKIKKQAVDLKSKIEQSQGDTMRYQLKKIPVRWFREHYSFSTEMIIDILKNSQCPIVAITGDKDVQANPANLKRIEQLEKPDATSVIIQNMDHMLKEFHGERTMLNLLKQYKNEAKDPIHNILKEELKDWLTKNILK, encoded by the coding sequence ATGTATACTATTCGTGAAGAAGCAATCTCGATCATTCATGATATTACATTAAAGGGGACTATGGCTTTTCCATCAATAGAGTTGGAAAAATACCCTGCCATTATATTAATAAATGGTTCTGGTGGTTCGGATCGTGATGGAAATATGAAGAAACCTGCTATTCATTCAAATTTATATAAAGAATTAGCTCATTTTTTAACTGGATTGGGCTTTATTACACTAAGATATGATAAAAGATCTGTGGGAGAAAGTGAAGGAGATCCAATCAAATCCGGTATGTTGGATTTAGTTCGTGATGTGAAGGAAAATATTCAGTATTTAAAAAATCATCCAAAGGTAGATCGTGACAAAATATTGCTGTTAGGTCATAGTGAAGGATGTATCATCGGGACAGTTGCACATCAACAAATGCCAGTTGCCGGTTTGATTTTACTTGCAGGAGCGGCGAGTAATTTGGAAGAGCCAATGGCTTATCAAAATCAACTAATTATTGACGAAATAAAGAGTTTAAAAGGCTTAAAAGGGATCATGTTAAGAATGCTTGTCACCGAAAAAAAGATAAAAAAACAAGCGGTTGATTTAAAGAGCAAGATAGAGCAATCACAAGGTGATACGATGAGATATCAACTGAAAAAGATTCCGGTAAGATGGTTTAGAGAACACTACTCTTTTTCAACAGAAATGATTATTGACATCCTCAAAAATTCTCAATGCCCTATTGTGGCTATCACAGGTGATAAGGATGTGCAGGCAAATCCGGCGAATTTAAAGAGAATCGAGCAACTTGAAAAACCGGACGCAACATCAGTTATCATTCAAAACATGGATCACATGTTAAAGGAATTTCACGGAGAAAGAACGATGTTAAACCTTTTAAAACAATACAAAAATGAAGCAAAAGACCCGATTCATAATATACTTAAGGAAGAACTGAAGGATTGGTTGACAAAAAACATCCTGAAATAG
- a CDS encoding Fpg/Nei family DNA glycosylase: MPELPEMENYRRIFEKKLVGKIIQSVEVTREKSINKSIPAFIGEVKGRKLVAVERRAKHLVFKLDSDANLLLHLMLGGLMYIGNEHDSPDRTKQVTLTFDDCQLFFIGLRLGYLHLLSTREVEQEFLDLGPEPLDPGFQLSAFDEQLKKKRGALKTTLVNQQFIAGIGNHYSDEICFEAKLLPMRKGDELSPQERASLFHAIQTILNRGLNYGGYIEMPVFKEDERTGKYNEHCFVYDREGEPCPRCKSIIVKEEISSKKSFFCPQCQK, from the coding sequence GTGCCGGAACTACCCGAGATGGAAAATTACAGAAGGATTTTTGAAAAAAAGCTTGTAGGAAAAATAATTCAGTCAGTAGAAGTGACAAGAGAGAAGTCGATCAATAAATCAATTCCTGCTTTTATAGGTGAAGTAAAAGGGAGAAAGCTAGTTGCTGTTGAACGCCGAGCAAAACATTTAGTTTTTAAATTGGATTCGGATGCGAATTTATTGCTGCATCTCATGCTTGGAGGGCTAATGTATATTGGAAATGAACATGATAGCCCTGATCGAACAAAGCAGGTTACTCTAACCTTTGATGACTGTCAATTGTTTTTTATTGGACTGCGATTAGGTTATCTCCATCTACTTTCCACTCGAGAGGTTGAACAGGAATTTCTTGATTTAGGCCCTGAACCCCTTGATCCGGGGTTTCAATTATCAGCATTTGATGAACAGCTTAAAAAGAAACGGGGAGCATTAAAAACCACTCTCGTTAACCAACAATTTATTGCCGGCATTGGAAATCATTACTCTGATGAAATTTGTTTTGAAGCAAAATTGTTACCTATGAGAAAGGGAGATGAACTTTCCCCTCAGGAAAGAGCTTCACTATTTCACGCCATTCAAACAATTTTAAATAGAGGGCTGAATTATGGTGGATATATCGAGATGCCGGTGTTTAAAGAAGATGAACGAACAGGAAAGTATAATGAGCACTGTTTTGTTTATGACCGGGAAGGTGAGCCTTGTCCTCGTTGTAAATCTATTATTGTGAAAGAAGAAATTTCCTCCAAAAAATCATTTTTCTGTCCTCAATGTCAAAAATGA
- the megL gene encoding methionine gamma-lyase — MKEKEYKFATKAIHAGYDPNQHQNSLTPPIYQTSTFTFPTVEHGAKRFSGIEEGYIYSRLGNPTVSVLEERIAQLEGGEAALAFSSGMAAVSAVLIGITKANDHILCSKGIYGCTFGLLQLLKEKYNIDHTFSDMSSEKEIISQIKETTSCIYIETPMNPTMNLIDLKKVVTIAKERNIKVVVDNTFCTPYLQTPIMLGCDLVIHSGTKYIGGHGDVIAGLVVGDKHTIDTFKKTTQKDIGGVISPFDAWLLLRGLKTLAVRMDRHCENAEKIALKLKGHPKVKAIYYPKDADHSHYQIMKKQMNNGGGLLSFEVKGTFEDAVRFVNHLKLIPIAVSLGDAETLIQHPASMTHAVVPAHIRKEMGITDMLLRLSVGLEAWEDIWEDIQSALKYI, encoded by the coding sequence ATGAAAGAAAAGGAGTACAAATTTGCCACAAAGGCAATACATGCGGGCTATGATCCAAATCAGCATCAAAATAGCTTAACCCCACCAATATACCAAACATCCACATTTACATTTCCTACAGTAGAGCATGGAGCAAAAAGATTTTCCGGTATCGAAGAGGGGTATATTTACTCCAGATTAGGTAATCCAACGGTGTCAGTGTTAGAAGAACGAATTGCACAATTGGAGGGTGGAGAAGCTGCCCTGGCATTTTCATCAGGTATGGCTGCTGTTTCTGCGGTTTTAATTGGTATAACAAAAGCGAATGATCACATTCTTTGTTCAAAAGGAATTTACGGCTGTACATTTGGGTTATTACAACTATTAAAAGAAAAGTACAACATCGATCACACATTTTCAGATATGTCTTCAGAGAAGGAGATTATTTCACAAATAAAAGAAACGACAAGCTGCATCTATATTGAAACCCCTATGAATCCTACGATGAACTTAATTGATTTAAAAAAGGTTGTCACAATTGCCAAGGAAAGAAACATCAAGGTAGTTGTAGATAATACATTTTGTACTCCATACTTACAAACACCAATTATGCTAGGTTGTGACCTGGTTATTCATAGTGGGACAAAATATATCGGAGGTCATGGGGATGTTATTGCAGGTCTTGTAGTAGGAGACAAACATACCATTGATACCTTTAAAAAAACAACACAAAAAGATATAGGTGGAGTTATCTCTCCATTTGATGCATGGTTACTGCTTAGAGGCCTGAAAACATTGGCTGTTCGAATGGATCGTCATTGTGAGAATGCTGAAAAAATTGCCTTAAAGCTTAAAGGACATCCAAAGGTTAAGGCGATTTATTACCCTAAGGATGCAGATCATTCTCACTACCAAATCATGAAAAAACAAATGAATAATGGTGGAGGATTACTATCATTTGAAGTAAAAGGAACGTTTGAAGATGCTGTTAGATTTGTGAATCATTTAAAATTAATACCTATTGCTGTAAGTTTAGGTGATGCAGAAACACTAATTCAACATCCTGCTTCAATGACACACGCTGTTGTTCCTGCACATATAAGGAAGGAAATGGGGATTACAGATATGTTGCTACGTCTCTCTGTAGGTCTTGAAGCCTGGGAGGATATATGGGAAGACATACAATCAGCATTAAAGTATATATAG
- a CDS encoding BMP family ABC transporter substrate-binding protein: MMQQSTQLRFIGIMAVIVGIVFISIIGFKTKDIISEIVTTGSSVKTKVTIITNDKIVDQSWGSLAYKGKLKMEELFPVDVTLYSEINTNELIKDTIETAIQNKTEVIIGHGREFSEMFTKAAKKYPDIHFITLHGTSQYPNQSVYTFDQGEVEYFAALCAAKMTKTNKVGLIDAFEAREKNPEFESGLAYYKPEIEFYYRYVDSRDDGKKATKILQQLIDEGVDVVYSKGNSYNRDVIDLAKKSGIYVIGYLDDQSYMGKDHVITSVKNDVSQAYVVMMEDYFSEDGIPHGQVMLSAEHGVYSLAPFGPMISDKDKQFIESEMSKYKKGEITFPSLK; the protein is encoded by the coding sequence ATGATGCAACAATCGACACAACTAAGATTTATTGGGATAATGGCCGTGATTGTTGGAATTGTCTTTATTAGTATAATAGGGTTTAAAACGAAAGATATCATCTCGGAAATTGTAACAACTGGATCCAGCGTGAAAACTAAGGTGACAATAATAACAAATGACAAGATTGTAGATCAGAGCTGGGGAAGTCTGGCATATAAAGGAAAGCTTAAAATGGAAGAGCTTTTCCCAGTTGACGTGACGCTTTATAGTGAAATTAATACAAATGAATTAATAAAAGATACGATCGAAACAGCGATACAAAACAAAACAGAAGTTATAATTGGACATGGCCGGGAGTTTTCGGAAATGTTTACAAAAGCAGCAAAAAAGTATCCGGATATTCACTTCATTACTCTACATGGTACTTCCCAATATCCTAATCAATCTGTATATACATTCGACCAGGGAGAGGTTGAATACTTTGCTGCACTTTGCGCTGCAAAAATGACGAAAACAAATAAAGTTGGTTTAATAGACGCTTTTGAAGCAAGAGAGAAAAATCCGGAGTTTGAATCAGGATTAGCTTACTATAAACCGGAAATTGAATTTTATTATCGATATGTAGATAGTAGAGACGATGGTAAAAAAGCAACCAAAATACTTCAACAATTAATAGATGAGGGAGTAGATGTTGTTTATAGCAAAGGAAACTCCTACAATAGAGATGTTATAGACTTAGCTAAAAAGTCGGGAATTTATGTCATTGGCTACCTTGATGATCAATCGTATATGGGGAAGGATCATGTCATTACGAGTGTGAAAAACGATGTATCACAAGCATATGTTGTGATGATGGAAGATTACTTTAGTGAGGATGGTATTCCACATGGTCAAGTGATGTTAAGTGCTGAACATGGTGTGTATAGCCTGGCACCTTTTGGTCCAATGATATCAGATAAGGATAAACAATTTATTGAAAGTGAAATGAGTAAATATAAAAAAGGAGAGATTACCTTTCCTTCATTAAAATAA
- a CDS encoding spore germination protein has protein sequence MSSFSSLFTRRKNKNRGRTSEKEIYDQEGIPKHYDGKLDRDLGSIQEVFQQTSDYEEIRIKVGDLKGCVCYLSTTLNKSELNKQVLEPLREAFNQSEKDAHRDIDYIREAFFPAVSYEYGETLHQLVWQMLNGYAIVMIDQHNKALALNIGGTDKRSISEPSTQTIIRGPKEGFVEDINTNIGLIRKKIKNPRLIFEDYTVGNDSNTQLTIGYMKGIVNEDILSEVKTRINKIKASGLLDTGNVEEFITDNTFTLFPLVYNSERPDSISGNILEGKIAILLDGSPFVLIVPSVFTDFFQSTEDYYQPFFMTSFIRIIRYMSFLITLTFPSLYVAITTYHHELMPTPLLINIQSQREGVPFPAVIEILMMELTFEVLREAGIRMPRAVGQTLSIVGALVIGQAAVEAGLVSNVLVVVVAFSAIASFVSPIYNFSIAARLIRFILIVMAASLGLYGILLSLIVMVIHLVSLRTFGIPYLTPVAPFKLKDQTDVFVRMPIWGDRYRPSYLMSKAPVKTSETSQPSPPDRKTGGKKENE, from the coding sequence ATGAGTAGTTTTTCATCTTTGTTTACAAGAAGAAAAAACAAAAATAGGGGAAGAACCTCTGAGAAGGAGATATATGATCAAGAGGGAATACCGAAGCATTATGACGGGAAATTGGATCGAGATTTAGGTAGTATACAAGAAGTGTTTCAGCAAACATCGGATTATGAAGAAATCCGTATTAAAGTTGGAGATCTGAAGGGGTGTGTTTGTTACTTAAGTACAACCTTGAACAAAAGTGAGCTGAATAAACAGGTTTTAGAGCCACTAAGGGAAGCGTTTAACCAATCTGAAAAAGATGCACATAGAGATATCGACTATATAAGAGAAGCATTTTTTCCGGCTGTTTCGTATGAATATGGAGAAACACTTCATCAACTTGTTTGGCAAATGTTAAATGGGTATGCCATTGTGATGATTGATCAGCACAATAAGGCTTTGGCATTAAATATTGGCGGGACAGATAAACGTTCTATTTCAGAGCCGAGTACTCAAACGATTATTCGTGGTCCAAAGGAAGGGTTTGTAGAGGATATTAATACGAATATAGGTCTTATTAGGAAAAAAATAAAAAATCCTCGGCTCATCTTTGAAGATTATACTGTTGGAAATGACTCAAATACTCAACTTACAATTGGCTATATGAAAGGGATTGTAAATGAGGATATTCTTAGTGAAGTAAAGACAAGGATAAATAAAATTAAAGCTTCAGGTTTACTTGATACAGGAAATGTAGAAGAATTTATCACGGATAATACCTTTACCCTATTCCCATTAGTTTATAACAGTGAACGACCTGATAGCATAAGCGGGAATATTTTGGAGGGGAAAATAGCCATTCTTCTTGATGGGTCACCATTTGTGTTGATAGTTCCATCCGTTTTTACAGATTTCTTTCAGTCAACAGAAGATTACTATCAACCTTTTTTCATGACCAGCTTTATTCGAATTATTCGTTATATGTCTTTTTTGATTACATTGACGTTTCCATCACTATATGTGGCAATTACAACTTATCATCATGAGTTAATGCCAACACCTCTTTTAATTAATATACAAAGCCAGAGAGAAGGGGTACCATTTCCTGCAGTTATTGAAATCCTAATGATGGAGCTTACCTTTGAAGTATTAAGAGAAGCAGGAATTAGAATGCCGCGGGCTGTTGGCCAAACATTATCTATTGTTGGTGCTCTTGTTATCGGACAAGCAGCAGTTGAAGCAGGTTTGGTTTCGAATGTTTTAGTTGTCGTTGTTGCTTTCTCTGCAATCGCAAGCTTTGTGTCTCCTATTTATAATTTTTCAATAGCTGCAAGATTGATTCGGTTTATTCTAATCGTTATGGCCGCATCATTAGGTCTATATGGTATTCTTCTATCTCTTATTGTTATGGTTATTCATCTAGTAAGTTTACGAACATTTGGAATTCCGTATTTAACTCCTGTGGCTCCGTTCAAACTAAAGGATCAAACAGATGTTTTTGTTCGAATGCCAATCTGGGGAGACCGCTATCGCCCATCATATTTGATGTCTAAAGCGCCGGTGAAAACAAGTGAGACATCTCAACCATCTCCTCCAGATCGAAAAACTGGAGGGAAAAAGGAAAATGAGTAA
- a CDS encoding 2-hydroxycarboxylate transporter family protein: MESTAKKMDYEPKSDIQQVQTKTQLNIFNTPVLWFVIFGVITIVSMYTGNLPGGMIGSLLVMIVLGEAFGWLGDRTPIVKTFFGGGAIVAIFGSAYMVYSGVLPESITTSVTDFMTTGGFLDFYIAALITGSILGMNAKILVKVGLRYFIPIFGAVIGAIIIAAIFGSLVGFSLQDAILVITMPIMGGGMGAGAVPMSQIYSEMLGNEPSYYISMLVPALALGNVFAIVLASVLNMVGNKFPSLTGNGQLIKGFKYEKSEQKYDIGKMGVGLLAALTFFTIGHLLGDFLPLHPYAIMIIIVAVAKIASIIPQVVLDGASQWYQFVASNWTFALLFGIGVAYTDLNTVLQALSFQYILTVFGVVLGAIIGAGLLGKLVGFYPIEAAITAGLCMANMGGTGDVAVLSASKRMELMPFAQISSRLGGALILLLSGLIIPLLV; encoded by the coding sequence ATGGAATCAACAGCAAAAAAAATGGACTATGAACCTAAGAGTGATATTCAACAAGTACAAACAAAAACACAATTGAACATTTTTAATACACCTGTTTTATGGTTCGTTATATTTGGAGTCATTACAATAGTAAGTATGTACACAGGAAACTTGCCAGGTGGCATGATTGGCAGTTTACTAGTTATGATTGTTTTAGGTGAAGCTTTTGGATGGTTAGGAGATCGTACTCCAATTGTGAAAACGTTTTTTGGTGGAGGAGCCATTGTAGCTATTTTTGGCTCAGCATATATGGTTTACAGTGGAGTACTCCCTGAATCAATAACAACATCAGTCACTGATTTTATGACAACAGGAGGATTTTTAGATTTTTATATTGCAGCATTAATTACAGGCAGTATTTTAGGGATGAATGCAAAAATATTAGTAAAGGTAGGATTGCGTTATTTTATTCCTATCTTTGGGGCGGTAATTGGAGCTATTATCATTGCAGCTATTTTTGGTAGTTTAGTAGGTTTTTCTCTTCAAGATGCCATTCTAGTTATTACTATGCCTATTATGGGTGGAGGAATGGGTGCCGGCGCAGTACCGATGAGCCAAATATATTCTGAAATGTTGGGGAATGAACCGAGCTATTATATCTCAATGCTAGTCCCTGCGTTAGCATTAGGTAATGTTTTTGCTATTGTACTGGCAAGTGTACTTAATATGGTCGGAAATAAGTTTCCTTCTTTAACAGGGAATGGCCAATTGATTAAAGGATTTAAGTATGAAAAAAGTGAACAAAAATATGATATTGGAAAAATGGGTGTTGGATTATTAGCAGCATTAACGTTTTTCACAATTGGTCATTTGTTAGGTGATTTTTTACCGTTACATCCTTATGCAATCATGATCATTATCGTAGCAGTTGCAAAAATTGCTAGTATTATTCCACAAGTTGTTCTGGACGGGGCTAGTCAATGGTATCAATTCGTCGCAAGTAACTGGACTTTCGCTCTCCTTTTTGGAATTGGAGTGGCGTATACAGATTTAAATACTGTTTTACAAGCGTTATCGTTCCAATACATTTTAACCGTATTTGGTGTAGTGTTAGGGGCAATTATCGGGGCAGGATTATTAGGGAAGCTCGTAGGCTTCTATCCGATCGAAGCAGCTATCACAGCAGGATTATGTATGGCAAACATGGGAGGTACAGGCGATGTTGCTGTTCTATCTGCATCAAAACGGATGGAGTTAATGCCATTCGCACAAATATCCTCAAGGCTAGGTGGAGCATTAATCCTATTACTGTCAGGATTAATAATACCTTTACTTGTATAA
- a CDS encoding GerAB/ArcD/ProY family transporter: MKQQVEKISLWQLYILIVCFQIGSAALVGIGNEAKQDAWIAVIIGTFFGIAIMLYYLFLLSKMPEKNLFELLVFCFGKWIGKLITLLYVIYFFYISARVLRDFCELLVSTIFEVTPLEVISITMMLVIVYIFQHGLEVLGRTSEVFFPYVVAFIVMTGLGIWFSGEFEISNVRPILAEGYKPIVNALFPQLLTFPFGEVVTFMVISAYIGTKKHVKKVSAAGVFTSGVLLAYGALIQISTLGVDLKERANFPLLSASREISLLNFIERVDLIIVFFVMFGIIVKVGIFFYGGLKGLELITNKPYRSMTLLMGSLIAFFSAVISHNFVEHIEEGLVFVPFFMHIPFQFGIPLLLLPFILWKTRKKGKKEKKESSS; this comes from the coding sequence ATGAAGCAGCAGGTAGAGAAAATTTCGCTTTGGCAGTTATATATTCTCATTGTTTGTTTTCAGATTGGTAGTGCAGCTTTAGTTGGAATAGGAAATGAAGCTAAGCAGGATGCTTGGATCGCTGTTATTATTGGAACGTTTTTTGGAATAGCTATTATGCTTTATTATTTATTTCTCCTTTCAAAGATGCCGGAGAAAAATCTGTTTGAGCTCTTAGTCTTTTGTTTCGGAAAGTGGATAGGAAAGCTTATCACCCTTTTGTATGTCATCTATTTTTTTTATATATCAGCAAGAGTTTTGCGAGATTTCTGTGAGCTCTTAGTTTCTACAATATTTGAGGTGACTCCATTAGAGGTTATCTCTATTACGATGATGCTTGTCATTGTCTATATATTTCAGCATGGCTTAGAGGTGCTGGGAAGAACAAGTGAGGTTTTCTTTCCATATGTTGTAGCGTTTATTGTCATGACAGGCTTAGGCATATGGTTCTCGGGGGAATTTGAAATAAGCAACGTCCGGCCGATCTTAGCCGAGGGATATAAACCTATTGTAAACGCGCTATTTCCACAGCTATTAACATTTCCTTTTGGAGAAGTGGTGACCTTCATGGTGATAAGTGCCTATATCGGCACAAAGAAACATGTGAAAAAGGTGAGTGCTGCTGGTGTATTTACTAGTGGTGTCTTACTCGCCTATGGGGCTCTCATCCAAATATCTACTTTAGGAGTTGATTTAAAGGAACGTGCAAACTTCCCATTATTAAGTGCATCACGTGAAATATCTCTATTGAATTTTATTGAGCGTGTAGATTTAATTATTGTGTTTTTCGTTATGTTCGGAATCATCGTAAAGGTGGGAATCTTTTTTTATGGCGGATTAAAGGGACTTGAATTAATAACAAATAAACCATATCGAAGTATGACGCTGCTTATGGGATCGCTCATTGCTTTTTTCTCGGCTGTTATTAGTCACAACTTTGTAGAGCATATTGAGGAAGGGTTAGTGTTTGTACCATTCTTTATGCATATCCCTTTTCAATTTGGTATTCCTTTGCTCCTACTGCCTTTTATTTTATGGAAAACAAGGAAAAAAGGAAAAAAGGAAAAAAAGGAGTCTAGCTCATGA
- a CDS encoding aspartyl-phosphate phosphatase Spo0E family protein, with protein MMNNVNQELGHKIDLVRRLMIATAQAKGLNNPETIKYSQELDRLILESQLLLRSCS; from the coding sequence ATGATGAATAATGTAAACCAAGAACTGGGCCATAAAATAGACTTAGTTAGAAGATTAATGATCGCTACTGCCCAGGCAAAAGGACTGAATAACCCCGAAACAATTAAATACAGTCAAGAATTAGATAGACTTATACTAGAGTCTCAATTACTTTTAAGATCATGCAGTTAG
- a CDS encoding excisionase family DNA-binding protein, with protein MYLTVQETAEYLSLPEEQIKKLILEKKIRALFDGNQYLINKEQFNTHLEQMEKYKKLVEEFMKEPIPEDVDVKDED; from the coding sequence ATGTATTTAACAGTGCAGGAGACAGCAGAGTACTTATCTTTACCAGAAGAGCAAATAAAAAAATTAATCTTGGAAAAAAAGATCAGAGCACTCTTTGATGGAAATCAATATTTAATTAATAAAGAACAATTTAATACACATCTGGAGCAAATGGAGAAATATAAAAAGTTAGTGGAAGAGTTTATGAAGGAACCGATTCCAGAAGATGTTGATGTAAAAGACGAGGATTAA
- a CDS encoding Ger(x)C family spore germination protein has product MSKKILLLFLTLLLILSGCWDREELDEIAVVAGIAVDKGEEKKYRMTVEVINSAEFGKQSAQGNAPVNIYTLEGNSLSELSNKMNVGLTRKLVFSHTRVLYISEELAREGVFGFLDFLDRSGQFRNDFSIVVTSGYPASDFTKITYPVQKSPSLKLSTQIDTLTDEWGGNPDVQLYDFITSLISKGINPVAGIISIRGEPEKGQSVDNNKEIAPSALVLADGMAVFKGDKMVGKLSLDETRGFLWTKDLRSTSLSIACQSEDANTTKKEEFFLDVRVVRSKVKLDAKYENDRPKIKVKINSEAKIQGTQCPKDLTKLNVYRDHEQLVEKFVKAEISQLIKKVQKEYEVDIFGFGESLNRRDHKKYKEVEDRWDEEFAKAELDVEVDIELLRAGIKSKSFNEDINKSK; this is encoded by the coding sequence ATGAGTAAAAAAATCTTATTACTTTTTTTAACATTGCTTCTAATTTTGTCAGGATGTTGGGATCGGGAAGAACTTGATGAGATAGCGGTTGTGGCAGGTATTGCAGTGGACAAAGGAGAAGAAAAGAAGTATCGGATGACAGTTGAGGTTATTAATTCTGCTGAATTTGGTAAGCAAAGTGCACAGGGAAATGCGCCTGTGAACATATACACGTTAGAAGGGAATTCTCTCTCGGAATTATCAAATAAAATGAATGTTGGGTTAACTCGTAAGCTTGTATTTTCGCATACAAGAGTTCTCTATATTAGTGAAGAACTAGCAAGAGAAGGGGTTTTTGGATTTTTAGATTTTCTTGATCGAAGTGGACAGTTTCGAAATGACTTTAGTATTGTTGTCACAAGTGGTTATCCTGCTTCAGATTTCACTAAAATCACCTATCCCGTTCAAAAAAGTCCTTCATTGAAGCTTAGTACTCAAATTGATACACTCACGGATGAATGGGGTGGAAATCCGGATGTTCAGTTATATGATTTCATTACTTCCCTTATTTCAAAGGGGATCAATCCTGTTGCAGGAATCATATCCATCAGAGGAGAACCGGAGAAAGGACAGTCTGTAGATAATAATAAGGAGATTGCTCCTAGTGCATTGGTTCTTGCTGATGGGATGGCTGTTTTCAAAGGTGATAAAATGGTGGGGAAACTTTCTTTAGATGAGACTAGGGGATTTCTTTGGACAAAAGATTTAAGAAGTACGAGTCTGAGTATTGCATGTCAATCAGAAGATGCGAACACAACAAAAAAAGAAGAATTTTTTCTAGATGTTCGAGTCGTAAGATCAAAGGTGAAATTAGATGCTAAATATGAGAATGATCGACCAAAAATTAAAGTGAAAATTAATAGTGAAGCCAAGATACAAGGAACACAATGTCCAAAAGACTTGACGAAACTTAATGTGTATCGAGATCATGAACAACTTGTTGAAAAATTTGTGAAAGCAGAGATATCCCAGCTTATTAAGAAAGTGCAGAAGGAATATGAAGTAGATATCTTTGGATTTGGAGAGTCTCTCAATAGGCGGGACCATAAAAAATACAAAGAAGTTGAGGATAGGTGGGATGAAGAGTTTGCAAAAGCTGAATTGGACGTTGAGGTTGATATCGAGTTATTAAGAGCAGGAATAAAAAGTAAAAGCTTTAATGAGGATATAAATAAATCAAAGTAA